The Methanobacterium sp. BAmetb5 genome includes a region encoding these proteins:
- a CDS encoding DNA-directed RNA polymerase, which produces MSKIEDTVRIPPHRFEEPLNEVASEIINESYVGKIDKKMGLMVTVKDIEEIGVGKVIMGDGAAYHEVVFNALFFKPDLHEVVEGEVIEVTEFGAFIRIGPMDGLVHVSQVTDDYINYDGKRGALIGKESKKTLEEGNRVRARIVALSLKGKSSKETKIGLTMRQPNLGRVEWIEAEKEKRAKKGKGKKEKK; this is translated from the coding sequence ATATCCAAAATAGAGGACACAGTGAGAATCCCACCCCACCGCTTTGAAGAACCTCTAAATGAAGTGGCCAGTGAAATTATCAACGAAAGTTACGTGGGTAAGATCGATAAAAAAATGGGATTGATGGTCACTGTCAAGGACATAGAAGAAATAGGTGTGGGCAAAGTCATAATGGGTGACGGAGCTGCCTACCACGAAGTGGTATTCAATGCACTGTTCTTCAAACCCGACTTACATGAAGTTGTAGAAGGAGAAGTTATCGAAGTAACTGAATTCGGTGCATTTATACGCATCGGACCTATGGATGGACTGGTACACGTATCCCAGGTTACCGATGACTACATAAACTACGATGGAAAAAGAGGGGCTTTAATAGGTAAAGAATCCAAAAAGACCCTGGAAGAAGGCAACCGGGTGCGGGCCAGAATAGTGGCCCTCAGTCTAAAGGGTAAATCTTCCAAGGAAACCAAAATCGGTCTCACCATGAGACAACCCAACCTGGGACGGGTGGAATGGATCGAAGCTGAGAAAGAAAAAAGAGCCAAAAAAGGCAAAGGTAAAAAGGAGAAAAAGTAA
- a CDS encoding GTP-dependent dephospho-CoA kinase family protein has product MLILNQELRSEFKKPIGVLYSSLDEAKDFIKSKYPDELLISVGDITTQNLQKAGLIPHLGIIDNVVERKPAAYDVVYDNVTLNVKNPPGVITDELQETIQKAFQLVKSGFRVLILVDGEEDLAAIPCILMAPSGSLVLYGQPGEGLVVCEVDKVIDKVKQMKNKLEER; this is encoded by the coding sequence GTGTTAATACTTAACCAAGAACTGCGATCTGAGTTCAAAAAACCTATAGGAGTACTTTACTCATCCTTAGATGAAGCAAAGGACTTTATTAAGTCCAAGTACCCGGATGAACTCCTGATCTCTGTGGGTGATATAACCACCCAGAATCTACAGAAAGCAGGTTTGATCCCCCATCTGGGAATTATCGATAATGTGGTGGAGAGAAAACCCGCTGCTTATGACGTGGTCTATGACAACGTTACCCTGAATGTGAAAAACCCCCCAGGAGTCATAACCGACGAACTGCAGGAAACCATCCAGAAGGCATTCCAGCTGGTGAAATCCGGCTTCCGGGTGCTGATACTGGTGGATGGTGAGGAAGATTTAGCCGCCATTCCCTGCATCCTGATGGCCCCATCTGGTTCACTGGTCCTATACGGACAACCCGGTGAAGGTCTGGTGGTTTGTGAAGTTGATAAAGTTATAGATAAAGTTAAACAAATGAAAAATAAATTAGAGGAGAGATAG
- a CDS encoding PIN domain-containing protein: MMAAQFPLDLVEELERTLPSHQLLIPSPVLFELEKIKKRSRGKNRIAASIALKMAKSPPFNIIEIELQPGEMVDDALLRISPVLCTNDRELRTRARERGISVVYLRQRRYLAVDGHLKT, encoded by the coding sequence ATGATGGCGGCCCAGTTCCCCCTCGATCTGGTGGAAGAACTGGAACGCACCTTACCATCCCATCAACTGCTGATACCATCACCAGTGCTCTTTGAACTGGAAAAGATAAAGAAACGGAGCAGAGGCAAGAACAGAATAGCCGCTTCTATAGCCCTTAAAATGGCAAAGTCCCCTCCCTTTAACATCATTGAAATTGAACTTCAGCCGGGAGAGATGGTGGATGATGCTTTACTTCGCATATCCCCAGTTCTATGTACCAATGACCGGGAACTTAGAACCCGGGCCCGGGAAAGGGGGATCAGTGTGGTTTATCTGCGCCAGAGACGATACCTGGCCGTGGATGGACATCTTAAAACTTAA
- the argH gene encoding argininosuccinate lyase yields MNLRSGRLKGQMSREVADFTSSLEFDRRIFQADILTNRAHTTMLVEQEIIPGNIGKQILNALEQLEKEGIDALDLDTAVEDIHMAVENYVTSVMGPDAGFMHTAKSRNDQVATDLKIALKEEIREIQKELLTFIEIILEMATENRDTLMVGYTHLQHAQPTTFAHHLLSYAQALKRDYGRLQDAYHRMDLCPLGSAALTTTSFPINRERTAELLGFSGPMENSIDGVSSRDFIAETVFALTMLGTTLSKICEELIIWSTYEFRMVELGDDFSSTSSIMPQKKNPDVAEIVRGKTAVLNGELVTILTIIKSLPQSYNRDLQEVTPHLWKATDTLSSALTITMGMLSSAEFQGERGEELARANFSAATELADLMVRDAGLPFRTAHQIVGRAVTVALDEGMKAEDIDAHFLDEISQELTGQTLNIDNAVVKKSLNPRDIIQSRKVIGGPAPSMVQEVIGNLRDFVEENKKVLHEE; encoded by the coding sequence TTGAATCTTCGTTCCGGACGACTTAAAGGGCAGATGAGCCGTGAAGTGGCTGATTTCACATCTTCCCTGGAATTCGACCGTCGCATCTTCCAGGCAGACATTCTCACCAATCGTGCCCACACCACCATGCTGGTGGAACAGGAAATAATACCAGGCAATATTGGTAAACAAATCCTGAACGCACTGGAACAACTGGAAAAAGAGGGTATTGATGCTCTGGATCTGGACACTGCCGTGGAAGACATTCACATGGCCGTGGAGAACTACGTTACCAGTGTGATGGGCCCTGATGCCGGTTTCATGCACACTGCCAAGTCACGTAACGACCAGGTGGCCACTGACCTGAAAATTGCCTTGAAGGAAGAGATTCGAGAAATACAGAAAGAATTACTTACTTTTATTGAAATCATTCTGGAGATGGCTACCGAAAACCGGGACACCCTGATGGTGGGTTACACCCACCTGCAGCATGCCCAGCCCACCACCTTCGCCCACCATCTCCTTTCCTATGCCCAGGCCCTTAAAAGAGATTACGGCAGGCTGCAAGATGCTTACCACCGGATGGACCTGTGTCCATTGGGTTCAGCGGCATTGACCACAACCAGCTTCCCTATTAATCGGGAACGCACTGCTGAACTACTGGGATTCTCTGGTCCCATGGAAAACTCCATTGATGGAGTGAGTAGCCGGGACTTTATTGCAGAAACTGTTTTTGCCCTGACCATGCTGGGCACCACCCTGTCCAAGATCTGTGAGGAACTCATTATCTGGAGTACCTACGAGTTTCGTATGGTGGAACTGGGGGATGATTTCTCATCAACCTCATCCATAATGCCCCAGAAAAAGAATCCCGATGTGGCGGAGATTGTGCGGGGTAAAACTGCTGTCCTTAACGGGGAACTGGTAACCATTCTCACCATCATTAAATCCTTACCCCAGAGTTACAACCGGGATCTGCAGGAAGTCACCCCTCACCTGTGGAAGGCTACCGACACTCTGAGTTCCGCCCTGACCATCACCATGGGTATGTTATCCTCAGCAGAGTTCCAGGGTGAACGTGGTGAGGAACTGGCACGGGCCAATTTCTCTGCCGCCACTGAACTGGCTGACCTCATGGTACGGGATGCCGGATTACCATTTAGAACCGCCCACCAGATAGTGGGACGGGCCGTAACCGTGGCCCTGGATGAAGGTATGAAAGCCGAGGACATTGATGCCCATTTCCTGGATGAGATCTCCCAGGAACTCACCGGCCAAACACTGAACATAGATAATGCTGTGGTGAAGAAGTCATTAAATCCTAGGGATATAATCCAGAGTAGAAAAGTTATTGGTGGACCTGCACCAAGCATGGTTCAGGAAGTCATTGGTAATCTGAGGGACTTTGTCGAGGAAAATAAAAAAGTTCTTCATGAAGAATAA
- a CDS encoding 30S ribosomal protein S27ae produces MKKFELYEVKDNKIIRKNPECVRCSHGVFMADHGDRYACGKCGYTQWKGKEGKK; encoded by the coding sequence ATGAAAAAATTTGAATTGTACGAAGTTAAAGATAACAAAATCATCCGTAAAAACCCAGAATGTGTACGATGCTCCCATGGTGTCTTCATGGCCGATCACGGAGACCGTTACGCCTGTGGAAAATGCGGTTACACCCAGTGGAAAGGTAAAGAAGGTAAAAAATAA
- a CDS encoding translation initiation factor IF-2 subunit gamma: protein MKVQSEVNIGLVGHVDHGKTTLTKALSGIWTDTHSEETKRGISIRLGYADITFRRCMECPEPQCYTTALVCEHCGSETQTLRKVSFVDSPGHETLMATMLSGAAIMDGAVLVIAANEPCPQPQTKEHLMALDVIGVKDVIVVQNKIDIVSKERALESYQEIKEFVKGTCAEDAPIIPVSAQQGANIDILIESIQHIIRTPRRSLRKAPRMYVARSFDINRPGCSPDKIQGGVIGGSLIQGKLHIGDEIEVKPGIQIKNKGKVEWMSLHSEVIGLNGGGETVDEVGPGGLIGVATRLDPALTKADSLSGSVAGKPGTLPDIMHQFTMKTHLLDRVVGTKEERKVDPIRSSEPLMINIGTTTTIGVVTSARKNEVEVKLKLPVCAESGQRVALSRRVGARWRLIGYGIIR from the coding sequence GTGAAAGTACAGTCTGAAGTTAACATTGGGCTAGTGGGGCATGTTGACCATGGTAAAACCACCCTCACCAAGGCCTTGTCTGGTATATGGACCGACACCCACAGTGAGGAAACCAAGAGAGGCATATCCATTCGTTTAGGTTATGCAGACATAACCTTCCGTAGATGTATGGAATGCCCTGAACCCCAGTGCTACACCACTGCCCTGGTATGCGAACACTGCGGCAGTGAAACCCAGACCCTTCGTAAAGTTTCCTTTGTAGATTCACCAGGACACGAAACCCTAATGGCCACCATGCTTTCGGGAGCAGCCATTATGGACGGTGCGGTACTGGTAATTGCAGCCAACGAACCCTGTCCACAACCACAAACCAAAGAACACCTCATGGCACTGGATGTTATCGGTGTTAAGGATGTTATTGTGGTTCAAAACAAGATCGACATCGTTTCCAAAGAAAGAGCCCTAGAAAGTTACCAGGAAATCAAAGAGTTTGTAAAGGGTACTTGTGCCGAAGATGCTCCCATAATACCAGTATCTGCTCAGCAGGGTGCCAACATTGACATTCTCATTGAAAGTATCCAACACATCATAAGAACGCCCCGACGTTCCCTCCGAAAAGCGCCCCGTATGTATGTAGCCCGGTCTTTTGATATTAACCGACCTGGTTGCAGTCCCGACAAAATACAGGGTGGAGTAATTGGTGGATCGCTTATACAGGGAAAATTACACATTGGGGACGAAATAGAAGTTAAACCCGGAATACAGATTAAAAATAAGGGTAAAGTGGAATGGATGAGCCTCCACTCCGAAGTCATCGGATTAAATGGTGGAGGAGAAACTGTGGATGAAGTAGGTCCCGGTGGACTAATTGGAGTGGCCACCAGACTGGATCCTGCACTCACCAAAGCAGACTCTCTTTCTGGTTCTGTGGCCGGTAAACCTGGAACTTTACCTGACATTATGCACCAGTTCACCATGAAAACCCATCTCTTGGACCGGGTAGTGGGTACCAAGGAAGAGCGGAAAGTGGATCCCATCCGGTCATCAGAACCACTGATGATCAACATTGGAACCACCACCACTATTGGAGTGGTAACCAGTGCCCGTAAAAATGAAGTGGAAGTGAAACTGAAACTACCAGTCTGTGCTGAATCAGGCCAGAGGGTGGCACTATCCCGAAGAGTGGGTGCCCGGTGGAGGTTGATTGGTTATGGAATCATACGTTAA
- the infB gene encoding translation initiation factor IF-2 encodes MKIRSPIVSVLGHVDHGKTTLLDFIRGSAIAQKEAGGITQHIGATEIPMEVIENICGAFLNKLEIKETLPGLFFIDTPGHEAFTTLRKRGGALADLAILMVDLNEGFKPQTYEALNILKMFKTPFVVAANKMDKIYGWQTHQGESFAQTFKKQPANVQSALDNRVYELVGILHQEGFESERFDRVENFARQVSIIPVSAKSGEGIAELLTMLLGLAQQYLQEQLQIETDAPAKGTILEVKEETGLGTTIDAVIYDGIIRKKDTIVLTTPTEVITTKIRSLLKPRALEEIREAKKRFQKVDEVVAAAGIKIVAPNIDHVMSGSPLRVVQDNVDQVKEEVLHEIEDIKVDTDEMGVIVKADTLGSLEALVNMLQEMEVPIRAADIGDVSRRDVVDASIVAQEDDLHGVIIAFNVKILPSAAEEIKNTDLKIFQANVIYQLTEDYQEWIQAAEERRKKEWFDAIIKPGKIRIIPKLIFRQSKPAIAGIEVLGGRVKKGAGLVREDGQRVGSVESMQDKGDNLPSISKGQKVAMAIKDGVFGRNLEEGDVLYVDIPENHYKILETEMKSDLGEDEIDILQETVDIKRKENPGWGIY; translated from the coding sequence TTGAAGATTAGATCACCCATTGTATCTGTTCTAGGCCATGTGGACCATGGAAAAACCACGCTACTGGATTTCATCCGGGGCAGTGCCATTGCCCAAAAGGAAGCAGGGGGAATAACCCAGCACATTGGAGCCACTGAAATCCCCATGGAAGTAATCGAAAACATCTGCGGGGCGTTCCTGAACAAACTGGAGATTAAAGAAACACTTCCGGGACTGTTCTTCATAGACACCCCTGGTCACGAAGCCTTCACCACTCTGCGTAAACGAGGTGGAGCACTGGCTGATCTGGCAATTCTCATGGTGGATTTAAATGAAGGATTCAAACCACAAACCTACGAAGCATTAAACATCCTTAAAATGTTTAAAACTCCTTTTGTGGTTGCTGCCAACAAAATGGATAAAATATATGGATGGCAGACTCACCAGGGAGAATCTTTTGCCCAGACATTTAAAAAACAGCCAGCCAATGTTCAAAGTGCCCTTGATAACCGGGTTTACGAACTGGTGGGAATACTGCATCAGGAAGGTTTCGAGTCTGAACGTTTCGACCGGGTGGAAAACTTTGCCCGCCAGGTGAGTATCATCCCTGTAAGTGCCAAAAGCGGGGAAGGCATAGCAGAACTGTTAACCATGCTTTTAGGATTGGCTCAACAGTATCTCCAGGAACAGTTACAAATTGAAACTGATGCTCCAGCTAAAGGCACTATCCTGGAAGTTAAAGAAGAAACAGGATTGGGAACCACAATCGACGCAGTTATATATGATGGTATAATCCGAAAAAAAGATACTATTGTCCTTACAACCCCCACTGAGGTTATCACCACCAAAATAAGATCACTACTAAAACCCAGAGCCCTGGAAGAAATTAGAGAAGCAAAAAAACGCTTCCAAAAAGTAGATGAAGTGGTAGCAGCAGCAGGTATCAAGATCGTGGCCCCCAACATTGATCATGTCATGTCTGGCTCCCCCCTGAGGGTGGTTCAGGACAACGTGGACCAGGTCAAAGAAGAGGTTTTACACGAAATTGAGGATATCAAAGTTGATACTGATGAGATGGGAGTCATAGTCAAGGCCGACACCCTAGGGTCCCTGGAAGCACTGGTAAACATGCTCCAGGAAATGGAAGTACCCATTCGTGCCGCAGACATTGGTGATGTTTCTCGCCGGGATGTAGTGGATGCATCTATAGTAGCCCAGGAAGATGACCTGCACGGAGTGATCATAGCTTTCAATGTTAAAATACTGCCCTCTGCTGCGGAAGAAATTAAAAATACTGATTTGAAAATATTCCAGGCCAACGTGATCTACCAGTTAACTGAAGATTACCAGGAATGGATCCAGGCGGCAGAAGAACGCCGGAAAAAAGAATGGTTTGATGCCATCATAAAACCAGGCAAAATACGCATAATCCCTAAACTGATCTTCAGACAAAGTAAACCTGCTATTGCCGGTATTGAAGTTCTGGGAGGTCGGGTTAAGAAAGGTGCAGGCCTGGTCCGTGAAGATGGCCAGCGAGTGGGCTCAGTGGAGAGTATGCAGGATAAGGGAGATAACTTACCCTCAATTTCCAAGGGACAAAAGGTGGCCATGGCCATAAAGGACGGAGTTTTCGGGCGAAACCTGGAAGAAGGAGACGTTTTATACGTGGACATTCCTGAAAACCATTATAAAATCCTGGAAACTGAAATGAAATCAGACCTCGGCGAAGATGAAATTGATATACTTCAGGAAACTGTAGATATTAAGAGAAAAGAAAATCCTGGCTGGGGAATTTACTAG
- a CDS encoding 30S ribosomal protein S24e: MEIDIKEQVENPLLNRTEIHFDCIYQGEATPKILDVKNRLVAQLNVDKNLLVVDKVKPSFGEGRADGYAKLYDSEEKLVEIEKQHVLGKNKEAEKEESEEEEE; the protein is encoded by the coding sequence ATGGAGATAGACATAAAAGAACAGGTTGAAAATCCCCTTTTAAACCGAACTGAAATACACTTTGACTGCATTTACCAGGGCGAAGCCACCCCTAAAATACTGGATGTTAAAAACAGGCTCGTTGCCCAGTTAAACGTGGACAAAAATCTCTTAGTGGTAGACAAAGTGAAACCAAGCTTTGGTGAAGGCCGGGCAGATGGTTACGCCAAACTCTACGACTCTGAAGAAAAACTGGTAGAAATTGAAAAACAGCACGTCCTGGGAAAGAATAAAGAAGCAGAAAAAGAAGAATCTGAAGAAGAAGAGGAATAA
- a CDS encoding inorganic diphosphatase, with protein MNLWKDVKSGPAIPDVVYAVIEIPKGSRNKYEYDKDMEAFALDRVLYSPFHYPAEYGIIPQTLYDDGDPMDIMVIMDQATFPGCVIESRPIGMMRMIDGGDNDDKILAVPVNDPRYKDVKEIDDVPQSFLDEVAHFFKEYKTLEGKETEVLGWENAQKAKEAVEHSIKLYQEL; from the coding sequence ATGAATCTCTGGAAGGATGTAAAAAGTGGGCCAGCAATTCCTGATGTGGTATACGCAGTTATAGAAATACCCAAAGGATCAAGAAACAAGTATGAATATGATAAGGACATGGAAGCATTCGCCCTGGACCGGGTACTCTACTCCCCATTCCATTACCCTGCTGAATACGGAATTATACCTCAAACCCTTTACGACGACGGAGACCCCATGGATATAATGGTGATCATGGATCAGGCCACCTTCCCCGGATGTGTAATTGAATCCCGACCAATAGGAATGATGCGCATGATCGACGGTGGAGACAACGACGACAAGATCCTGGCCGTGCCAGTGAATGATCCCCGCTACAAGGATGTTAAAGAGATAGATGATGTGCCACAGTCCTTCCTGGATGAGGTTGCTCACTTCTTCAAGGAGTACAAAACACTGGAAGGGAAAGAAACTGAAGTTTTAGGATGGGAAAACGCCCAGAAAGCAAAAGAAGCCGTGGAACATTCCATCAAATTATACCAGGAACTTTAA
- the spt4 gene encoding transcription elongation factor subunit Spt4: protein MVTKACTKCHRLMDEDRCAVCNLATSKNWSGFLIIVDPEESTIAQELKINLPGEYALRVR, encoded by the coding sequence ATGGTTACCAAAGCATGCACCAAGTGCCACCGCCTAATGGATGAAGATAGATGCGCGGTCTGTAACCTAGCCACCTCCAAGAACTGGAGTGGGTTCCTGATTATCGTGGATCCTGAAGAATCAACCATTGCCCAGGAACTGAAGATCAATTTACCAGGAGAATACGCTCTGAGGGTCCGCTAG
- a CDS encoding 30S ribosomal protein S6e, which produces MAFKLIISQGENSHQIEVEGAESKKFIGLKIGEEFDAEPVGLVGYTLRITGGSDKNGFPMKKDVDGPRRIKSLLSGGVGFKPKRKGQRRRKTVRGNTISDDIVQINTIVVKKGAKSIEDLLQSDDE; this is translated from the coding sequence TTGGCATTTAAATTAATTATTTCCCAAGGTGAAAACAGTCATCAAATAGAAGTGGAAGGAGCTGAGTCCAAAAAATTCATTGGACTGAAAATCGGCGAGGAATTCGACGCTGAACCCGTGGGTCTTGTAGGATACACTCTCCGCATAACTGGCGGAAGTGACAAGAACGGGTTCCCAATGAAGAAAGACGTTGATGGACCAAGAAGGATAAAAAGCCTCCTTTCTGGCGGAGTTGGATTTAAACCAAAACGAAAAGGTCAGAGAAGAAGGAAAACTGTCCGTGGGAATACGATTTCTGATGATATAGTACAGATCAACACCATTGTGGTGAAAAAAGGTGCTAAATCAATAGAAGACCTATTACAAAGTGATGATGAGTAA